From the genome of Streptomyces sp. NBC_01341, one region includes:
- a CDS encoding SDR family NAD(P)-dependent oxidoreductase, with the protein MNLELQGRRALVTGSSAGLGAEIVEQLAAEGAAVVVHGRDEARAEAVAKAVRGAGGSATVAIGDIGTDAGADAVAAAALAGGPVDILVNNAGVYDPAADWGGTSPSEWADIYNVNVIAGVRMIQRFVPAMRERRWGRVIQISSVTGHLPQASQPHYAASNAARDNLAASLARELARTGVTSNAVAAGGILVPATQKMLTGLGREKGWGDTWDEIEPHVVDNLAPNDSGRIGRPGDYARLVAFVAGAGAGYINGTTLRVDGGWRDA; encoded by the coding sequence ATGAACCTGGAACTGCAAGGCAGGCGAGCGCTCGTCACGGGGTCGAGCGCGGGCCTCGGCGCGGAGATCGTGGAGCAGTTGGCGGCCGAGGGAGCGGCCGTCGTGGTGCACGGGCGGGACGAGGCGAGGGCCGAGGCGGTCGCGAAGGCCGTCCGCGGAGCGGGCGGTAGCGCCACCGTGGCCATCGGGGACATCGGGACGGACGCCGGAGCGGACGCGGTCGCGGCGGCGGCGCTCGCCGGCGGGCCGGTGGACATCCTGGTCAACAACGCCGGTGTCTACGATCCCGCCGCCGACTGGGGCGGCACGTCGCCCTCCGAGTGGGCGGACATCTACAACGTCAACGTCATCGCCGGCGTACGCATGATCCAGCGGTTCGTGCCGGCCATGCGGGAACGCCGCTGGGGGCGGGTGATCCAGATCAGCAGCGTCACGGGACACCTGCCCCAGGCGAGTCAGCCCCACTACGCCGCGTCCAACGCCGCCAGGGACAACCTCGCGGCCTCGCTCGCCCGCGAGCTGGCGCGCACCGGCGTCACGTCGAACGCGGTTGCGGCGGGCGGCATCCTCGTCCCCGCCACCCAGAAGATGCTCACCGGGCTCGGCCGGGAGAAGGGCTGGGGCGACACCTGGGACGAGATCGAACCGCATGTCGTCGACAACCTGGCACCCAACGACTCCGGGCGGATAGGCAGGCCCGGAGACTACGCCCGGCTGGTGGCATTCGTCGCGGGCGCCGGGGCCGGGTACATCAACGGCACGACCCTGCGCGTCGACGGAGGATGGCGCGACGCCTGA
- a CDS encoding polyprenyl synthetase family protein, whose amino-acid sequence MSSPTTARAGNATPRAVTGCSDTTPPAPGVDARRTLARCRALVRPALSAAIGRLHPWTGEMAAFSLGWCEAGGAPRDPSSEGKGVRLALAVLCAEAVGAPGESAVPGAVAVELVHAFSLMHDDIMDGDVTRRRRETVWKAYGTGPAVLAGDALLALAVQTLAEVPGPRAGALVGRLSETLGELVRGQAEDLLFESRPWTGPEVVRPAEYRAMAELKTGTLLGCAAALGAQLGGAPARTVTALDLAGRHLGVAFQAVDDLLGIWGDPEVTGKPVHSDLRQHKKTYPVLAALAADTVHSGNLLALLTSSRRLDGERAKDAAALVEACGGRTATVAEARRHLDAARACLRSVPLAPEAAREAEGLLGFLLHRTV is encoded by the coding sequence ATGAGCTCCCCGACGACCGCGCGGGCAGGGAACGCGACCCCCCGGGCGGTCACCGGCTGCTCGGACACCACGCCTCCGGCGCCCGGGGTCGACGCCCGGCGCACACTGGCCCGTTGCCGTGCGCTGGTACGCCCCGCGTTGTCCGCCGCGATAGGGCGGCTCCATCCGTGGACCGGCGAGATGGCGGCTTTCTCGCTCGGCTGGTGCGAGGCCGGGGGCGCGCCGAGGGATCCGTCCTCCGAGGGCAAGGGTGTCCGTCTGGCTCTCGCCGTGCTGTGCGCCGAGGCCGTCGGCGCTCCCGGGGAGAGCGCCGTCCCCGGCGCGGTCGCGGTCGAACTGGTCCACGCCTTCTCGCTGATGCACGACGACATCATGGACGGGGACGTCACACGGCGCCGGCGGGAGACGGTGTGGAAGGCGTACGGTACAGGGCCCGCCGTGCTCGCGGGCGACGCGCTCCTCGCACTCGCCGTGCAGACCCTCGCCGAGGTGCCGGGTCCCCGTGCGGGCGCGCTTGTCGGACGCCTGTCGGAGACACTCGGCGAACTGGTGCGCGGCCAGGCGGAGGACCTGCTCTTCGAGTCCCGCCCGTGGACGGGTCCCGAGGTGGTCCGGCCCGCGGAGTACCGGGCCATGGCGGAACTCAAGACGGGGACCCTGCTGGGCTGCGCGGCGGCGCTCGGCGCTCAGCTGGGCGGGGCTCCCGCCCGGACGGTCACCGCGCTCGACCTGGCGGGGCGTCACCTGGGGGTGGCCTTCCAGGCCGTCGACGATCTGCTCGGCATCTGGGGCGACCCCGAGGTGACGGGGAAACCGGTGCACAGCGACCTGCGGCAGCACAAGAAGACCTACCCCGTGCTGGCGGCGCTCGCCGCGGACACGGTCCACTCCGGGAACCTCCTCGCGCTCCTGACATCCTCGCGTCGCCTCGACGGGGAGCGCGCGAAGGACGCCGCAGCACTGGTCGAGGCGTGCGGCGGCCGCACCGCCACGGTGGCGGAGGCGCGCCGCCACCTCGACGCCGCCCGGGCCTGCCTGCGCAGCGTGCCCCTCGCCCCCGAGGCCGCGCGCGAGGCGGAGGGACTGCTGGGTTTCCTGCTTCACCGCACGGTGTGA
- a CDS encoding tetratricopeptide repeat protein: protein MTQQQRPTDKAFAPEYQGALGSLSVNSSLTDVLAKGVEELRAAERARQPVDVARCGLAVAEAYRRLGRVADADRAWKASYRAARSAGDTGAMAWALWSGGTLARQRGSLALAYRLLGLAAELGERGGDVVVRGYSLAGLAETGRIQGDYQAVGELHEQLLAEARRRGEARHTVWALEGIAQMHRNTGSYDRALALFEEAADTAGRADDRRGRAWALRGIADVVSVRDGDVDRALALLAEAESVCREMNLSSALAYNLKMRGNVRYRAGRYAQARDDYAQALAGFREMNEPRGTALARLGLAKSLARLGRNPAETAVELADLRRTLDRIGLRHARDMVDRATDELGVGPFPGEDRRVEEATAR from the coding sequence GTGACTCAGCAGCAGCGACCGACGGACAAGGCGTTCGCCCCCGAATACCAGGGAGCGCTCGGCTCGTTGTCGGTGAACTCCTCGCTCACCGACGTACTGGCGAAGGGCGTCGAGGAGCTGCGGGCGGCAGAGCGGGCGCGGCAGCCGGTGGACGTGGCGCGCTGCGGACTGGCCGTGGCGGAGGCGTACCGGCGGCTGGGGCGCGTGGCGGACGCCGACCGCGCCTGGAAGGCGAGTTACCGCGCGGCGCGCTCGGCCGGGGACACCGGGGCGATGGCATGGGCACTGTGGAGCGGTGGCACGCTCGCCCGGCAGAGGGGCTCGCTCGCCCTGGCCTACCGGCTGCTCGGGCTCGCGGCGGAACTCGGCGAACGCGGGGGTGATGTGGTCGTGCGGGGTTACTCGCTGGCCGGTCTCGCGGAGACCGGACGCATCCAGGGCGACTACCAGGCCGTCGGTGAACTGCACGAACAGCTGCTGGCCGAGGCACGAAGGCGCGGAGAGGCCAGGCACACGGTGTGGGCGCTGGAGGGCATCGCCCAGATGCACCGGAACACCGGCTCGTACGACCGGGCGCTGGCCCTCTTCGAGGAGGCGGCCGACACGGCGGGCCGGGCCGACGACCGTCGGGGGCGGGCATGGGCGCTGCGGGGAATCGCCGACGTGGTGTCCGTGCGCGATGGAGACGTGGACCGCGCGCTGGCCCTGCTCGCCGAGGCCGAGTCGGTGTGCCGTGAGATGAATCTGTCCAGCGCGCTGGCGTACAACCTCAAGATGCGCGGCAACGTGCGCTACCGGGCCGGGCGGTACGCGCAGGCCCGGGACGACTACGCGCAGGCTCTCGCGGGGTTCCGGGAGATGAACGAACCGCGCGGCACCGCGCTCGCGAGGCTCGGTCTGGCCAAGTCGCTGGCCCGGCTCGGACGGAATCCGGCCGAGACGGCCGTCGAACTGGCCGACCTGCGCCGGACCCTGGACAGGATCGGCCTGCGGCACGCACGGGACATGGTCGACAGGGCGACGGACGAGCTGGGGGTGGGCCCCTTCCCGGGCGAGGACAGGCGCGTCGAGGAAGCGACGGCGCGATGA
- a CDS encoding aminoglycoside phosphotransferase family protein, with amino-acid sequence MTASHRLIRSVTGDGERGAVDTTEVTPEVRERLVVRFGPAVLGWCDRLPTLVERLSAHWGLDVREAGGGGTSRVFRCTRREDGSTVRLKLTPDPFIAAEEAEALAAWATSTSVVTLLAEDLGSGALLLAEVRPGTPVQQSGWSLPQVGVLLRELRMPAPVPRRGSVLRPLARRVEFLFELTGRRLAHARSAGAYRALDRTVLERSREAALQLADSGAAGLVHGDLHPGNVLTGPEGRAVAIDPRPVLGDPDFDAVDWVLAGAREMAGLKARIERLARLVPGQSPDRVLAWCRALAVLEAVPRLRTGQDDPTTRFLLSLSRP; translated from the coding sequence GTGACCGCGTCGCACCGGCTGATACGGTCGGTCACCGGTGACGGCGAACGGGGCGCGGTGGACACGACCGAGGTGACGCCCGAGGTCCGGGAGCGGCTCGTCGTGCGTTTCGGACCGGCGGTGCTCGGCTGGTGCGACCGGCTGCCGACGCTGGTGGAGCGGCTGTCCGCTCACTGGGGTCTGGACGTCCGCGAGGCGGGCGGCGGCGGGACATCCCGCGTCTTCCGCTGCACCCGGCGGGAGGACGGAAGCACCGTCCGGCTGAAGCTGACCCCGGATCCCTTCATCGCCGCCGAGGAGGCCGAGGCACTGGCGGCCTGGGCCACTTCGACGTCCGTCGTCACCCTCCTGGCGGAGGACCTGGGGAGCGGGGCACTGCTCCTGGCGGAGGTCCGGCCCGGAACACCGGTGCAGCAGTCGGGCTGGAGCCTGCCGCAGGTGGGTGTCCTGCTGCGTGAGCTGCGGATGCCCGCGCCGGTCCCGCGGAGGGGTTCGGTGCTGCGGCCGCTCGCCCGCCGAGTGGAGTTCCTGTTCGAACTGACCGGTCGCAGACTGGCACACGCCCGCTCGGCCGGCGCGTACCGTGCGCTCGACCGGACCGTGCTCGAACGGTCACGCGAAGCCGCCCTGCAGCTCGCGGACAGCGGCGCCGCGGGACTCGTGCACGGGGACCTGCACCCGGGCAACGTGCTCACGGGCCCTGAGGGCCGCGCCGTCGCGATCGACCCCCGGCCGGTGCTCGGCGATCCCGACTTCGACGCCGTGGACTGGGTACTGGCGGGAGCCCGGGAGATGGCCGGACTCAAGGCCAGGATCGAAAGGCTCGCGAGGCTGGTCCCCGGCCAGTCACCTGACCGCGTACTGGCCTGGTGCCGTGCCCTTGCCGTGCTGGAGGCGGTCCCAAGGCTCCGCACGGGGCAGGACGACCCGACAACCCGCTTTCTGCTGAGTCTCAGCCGCCCCTGA
- a CDS encoding DUF4232 domain-containing protein produces MHLQKTSAVVVAAVTAALSLTACADGSAHSGASAKSSSAGASASPSASGSPGGAESPSPGDPSGAAAPGSRAPEAGDAQASASADGSSAPEGGFCRTSQLTFGSSGGMAEGEVLINLKNAGSSSCTMHGFPGVDLKSKDGTVSAARGNRPVPVVTLAPGEVTDFPVHFPPDHSGGTGVTFTSAVVTPPNETHAHRMPLSVGIPAGSDSTPRITVEPVGSGK; encoded by the coding sequence ATGCACCTTCAGAAGACTTCCGCCGTCGTCGTCGCCGCGGTCACGGCGGCCCTTTCGCTCACCGCCTGCGCCGATGGCAGCGCGCACTCGGGCGCGTCGGCGAAGTCGTCGTCCGCCGGCGCCTCGGCGAGCCCGAGCGCCTCCGGGAGCCCGGGTGGCGCGGAGAGCCCGAGTCCCGGAGACCCGAGTGGCGCCGCCGCTCCCGGGAGCCGGGCGCCCGAGGCCGGAGACGCGCAGGCGTCCGCCTCGGCCGACGGCTCATCGGCCCCCGAGGGCGGCTTCTGCCGGACCTCGCAGCTGACGTTCGGCAGCTCCGGCGGAATGGCGGAGGGCGAGGTACTGATCAACCTGAAGAACGCCGGCTCCTCCTCCTGCACGATGCACGGATTCCCAGGCGTGGACCTGAAGAGCAAGGACGGCACCGTGAGCGCGGCGCGCGGGAACCGGCCTGTTCCGGTGGTCACACTGGCACCCGGGGAGGTCACCGACTTCCCCGTGCACTTCCCGCCGGACCACAGCGGCGGCACCGGTGTCACGTTCACCTCGGCGGTCGTGACACCGCCGAACGAGACGCACGCACACCGCATGCCCCTCTCCGTCGGCATCCCCGCGGGTTCGGACTCCACGCCGCGCATCACGGTGGAGCCGGTCGGCTCGGGCAAGTAG
- a CDS encoding PP2C family protein-serine/threonine phosphatase — translation MPHPPRTQWIPVGLIVLAVVIDLVTPHDVTSAPLLIAAPVAAAPLFGVRGIIGVGVTAMIVHAFLARLDGTFGWRAGLANQITLAAVTALAVLIHRTLRTQDARARRAQHVAAVAQHAVLPRPPSRLGDLHIDARYVPAESEALIGGDLYVVQSTPFGIRVMVGDVRGKGLGAVSAVSADLGAFRYAADEAEDLPQLVTRLERALLREGGRRGGQQQAEGFTTALIVEFSADLETVRLVNRGHPPPVLLDARGRATLLDASEEAPPLGMSDLGVWSAPVDSHAFPAGSTLLCYTDGITESRDAAGAFYDPVARLPLALGHRTRSGGHLAPGQILDALIQDVRRHIGGRPKDDQALLALHRAHAGREPPPYRPAPAAAPG, via the coding sequence GTGCCGCACCCGCCGAGAACCCAGTGGATCCCCGTAGGCCTGATCGTGCTGGCCGTGGTGATCGACCTGGTCACCCCGCACGACGTCACGTCCGCTCCGCTCCTGATAGCGGCGCCGGTCGCCGCCGCGCCGCTCTTCGGGGTCCGCGGGATCATCGGGGTCGGTGTGACGGCGATGATCGTCCACGCGTTCCTCGCACGCCTCGACGGCACCTTCGGCTGGCGGGCGGGCCTGGCCAACCAGATCACCCTGGCGGCGGTCACCGCTCTCGCCGTACTGATCCACCGCACGCTGCGCACGCAGGACGCCCGCGCGAGGCGGGCGCAGCACGTCGCCGCCGTCGCCCAGCACGCCGTGCTGCCCAGGCCGCCGTCACGCCTGGGTGACCTGCACATCGACGCGCGGTACGTGCCGGCCGAGAGCGAGGCCCTGATCGGAGGCGACCTGTACGTGGTGCAGAGCACCCCGTTCGGGATCCGCGTCATGGTCGGCGACGTACGGGGCAAGGGGCTCGGTGCGGTCAGCGCCGTCAGCGCGGACCTCGGCGCCTTCCGGTACGCGGCGGACGAGGCCGAGGACCTCCCGCAGTTGGTCACGAGGCTGGAACGGGCGCTCCTGCGTGAAGGCGGCCGCCGCGGCGGCCAGCAGCAGGCCGAGGGATTCACCACGGCGCTCATCGTGGAGTTCTCCGCCGACCTGGAAACCGTACGCCTGGTCAACCGCGGCCATCCGCCCCCCGTGCTTCTGGACGCCAGAGGCCGGGCCACCCTGCTGGACGCCTCCGAGGAGGCCCCACCGCTCGGTATGAGCGACCTCGGCGTCTGGTCCGCCCCGGTGGACAGCCACGCCTTCCCGGCCGGTTCCACCCTGCTCTGCTACACCGACGGCATCACCGAGTCCCGGGACGCGGCCGGAGCTTTCTACGACCCCGTCGCCCGTCTGCCCCTCGCCCTCGGACACCGGACACGCTCCGGGGGCCACCTCGCGCCCGGACAGATCCTGGACGCCCTGATCCAGGACGTCAGGCGGCACATCGGAGGCCGGCCCAAGGACGACCAGGCCCTCCTCGCACTGCACCGCGCCCACGCCGGACGCGAACCCCCGCCGTACCGGCCCGCCCCGGCCGCCGCTCCTGGGTGA
- a CDS encoding NUDIX hydrolase, which produces MTESPDALTWALKSERPEPAGYLTVSCRTYVQPDGKDSRWDILHGSPTVALVAFTEDGRGVLVRQFRPGPGKVLAELPGGMVEPGEDVLHAAARELLEESGYRAGTLEVFMRTYLASYATHVRYGVLARDCRKVAEPTPDAEEFVEPFTLERDAYVAHLLGGEYTDADMGHAGLLAAGLLVRKD; this is translated from the coding sequence GTGACGGAGAGTCCTGACGCACTGACATGGGCGCTGAAGAGCGAGCGCCCCGAGCCGGCCGGCTACCTGACGGTGAGCTGCCGTACCTATGTCCAGCCCGACGGCAAGGATTCCCGGTGGGACATCCTGCACGGTTCACCGACGGTCGCCCTCGTCGCGTTCACGGAGGACGGCCGGGGCGTTCTCGTACGCCAGTTCCGCCCCGGACCCGGCAAGGTCCTGGCGGAACTCCCGGGCGGCATGGTCGAGCCCGGTGAGGACGTCCTGCACGCGGCGGCACGCGAACTGCTCGAGGAGAGCGGATACCGTGCGGGGACGCTGGAGGTCTTCATGAGGACGTACCTGGCGTCCTACGCGACCCACGTGCGTTACGGGGTGCTGGCGCGCGACTGCCGGAAGGTCGCCGAACCCACACCCGACGCCGAGGAGTTCGTCGAGCCGTTCACCCTGGAGCGGGACGCGTACGTCGCCCATCTGCTCGGGGGCGAGTACACCGACGCGGACATGGGCCACGCCGGACTCCTCGCGGCCGGACTGCTCGTCAGGAAGGACTGA
- a CDS encoding MFS transporter yields the protein MLFAVSMTFIDQTIVSIAAPSIIDELGLSSSGMQWVVNAYLLSLAAFFALGGRLADIMGHRRVMLTGTLVFVVSSVLCGCVPTGGYAQSWLIVFRATQGLGAALMFPAALAVVISVFPVERRGRALALFFGLSGALTAVGPLLGGWLTDWTWRAIFWVNVPVAVVALVLVALAHIPEERRRERLDVPGAVLVAVGMGLSVLGFQQASAWGWSSAATWACIVGGLVVLAVFCRYELGVAEPLITLRVFRDRAFTVDSLVLFFAMTAFVPVFFFASVYAQVSLSASPNQAALYLLYFFIGFGIASQWGGRILDSRGARPAMKLGTALGAAGFALWAGKLTDLSIHDQWPYAALAGAGIGFLLAPASTDAVNRSIGASYGEVTGITQTVRNYAASIGIAVFGTVLTHVTTDKVVETLTSKGVPSGPAREAARSVAEAVTGQADAKEPGGDGRIATLMRDSMDAVRMDFAEANQRVFYGMAIALAIAFLCSLWHPGTRVTGETATDGTVTPAPDPQRERNGG from the coding sequence ATGCTGTTCGCCGTGTCGATGACGTTCATCGACCAGACGATCGTCTCCATCGCCGCGCCGAGCATCATCGACGAACTCGGTCTCTCGTCGTCGGGGATGCAATGGGTCGTCAACGCCTATCTGCTCTCCCTGGCAGCCTTCTTCGCACTCGGCGGGCGCTTGGCCGACATCATGGGCCACCGCCGGGTGATGCTGACCGGCACGCTCGTCTTCGTCGTCTCCTCCGTGCTCTGTGGATGTGTCCCCACCGGTGGATACGCCCAGAGCTGGCTGATCGTCTTCCGCGCCACCCAGGGGCTCGGCGCGGCACTGATGTTCCCCGCCGCTCTCGCCGTCGTCATCTCCGTCTTCCCGGTCGAGAGACGGGGACGGGCGCTGGCGCTCTTCTTCGGCCTGTCGGGTGCGCTCACCGCCGTCGGGCCGCTGCTCGGCGGCTGGCTGACGGACTGGACATGGCGCGCGATCTTCTGGGTGAACGTACCGGTCGCCGTTGTCGCGCTGGTCCTCGTCGCCCTGGCCCACATCCCCGAGGAACGCAGGCGCGAGAGACTCGACGTACCCGGGGCGGTCCTCGTCGCCGTCGGGATGGGGCTGAGCGTGCTCGGCTTCCAGCAGGCCTCGGCGTGGGGCTGGAGCAGCGCCGCCACCTGGGCCTGCATCGTGGGCGGCCTCGTCGTCCTGGCGGTGTTCTGCCGGTACGAGCTCGGGGTGGCGGAGCCGCTCATCACCCTGCGGGTCTTCCGCGACCGGGCGTTCACCGTCGACTCCCTCGTGCTGTTCTTCGCGATGACGGCGTTCGTCCCCGTCTTCTTCTTCGCCTCCGTCTACGCGCAGGTCTCCCTGAGCGCCTCACCGAACCAGGCCGCGCTGTACCTCCTGTACTTCTTCATCGGCTTCGGGATCGCGTCCCAGTGGGGCGGCCGGATCCTGGACAGCCGCGGAGCCCGCCCGGCGATGAAGCTGGGGACGGCCCTCGGCGCGGCGGGCTTCGCCCTGTGGGCGGGCAAGCTGACTGACCTTTCGATCCACGACCAGTGGCCGTACGCCGCGCTCGCCGGTGCGGGCATCGGCTTCCTCCTCGCCCCCGCCTCCACCGACGCGGTCAACCGGTCGATCGGCGCGTCGTACGGCGAGGTCACGGGCATCACCCAGACCGTGCGCAACTACGCGGCCAGCATCGGCATCGCCGTGTTCGGCACCGTCCTGACGCACGTCACCACCGACAAGGTCGTCGAGACCCTCACCTCGAAGGGTGTGCCGTCCGGACCCGCCCGTGAAGCGGCCCGGTCCGTCGCGGAGGCGGTCACCGGACAGGCGGACGCGAAGGAGCCGGGCGGCGACGGGCGGATCGCCACCCTGATGCGGGACTCGATGGACGCCGTCAGGATGGACTTCGCCGAGGCCAACCAGCGGGTCTTCTACGGGATGGCCATCGCACTCGCCATCGCCTTCCTGTGTTCGCTGTGGCATCCGGGGACCCGGGTCACGGGAGAAACCGCCACGGACGGGACCGTCACCCCGGCCCCCGACCCGCAACGGGAACGGAACGGCGGCTGA
- a CDS encoding oxidoreductase, producing the protein MDSWTLDDMPDLSGTTAVVTGANSGIGAVTALALARSGARTILACRDPERGRRALEAVRRAAPRSDTRLVALDLADLSAVAEAAGRIAKETDGRLDLLVNNAGVMALPLLRTADGFEMQFGTNHLGHFALTLHLMPLLGVGGPSRVVTLSSLAHRIGRIDFDNLNAERGYDKWRAYAQSKLANLLFTAELQRRADAADKQVLALAAHPGLSATELGQAGPRLAGRTWAAKLERATRVFTQPASAGALPSLYAATLPEALGGSYYGPRLLGETRGGPAPARMSARAQDMNMALALWQESVCLTGIAGDVI; encoded by the coding sequence ATGGATTCATGGACCCTCGACGACATGCCCGACCTCTCCGGCACCACGGCGGTGGTCACCGGCGCGAACAGCGGAATCGGAGCGGTGACCGCGCTCGCCCTGGCACGGTCAGGCGCCAGGACCATCCTCGCCTGCCGTGATCCCGAGCGCGGGCGACGCGCGCTGGAGGCCGTACGCCGCGCAGCACCGCGATCGGACACCCGGCTGGTCGCGCTCGACCTGGCGGACCTGTCGGCCGTCGCCGAAGCCGCCGGCCGGATCGCCAAGGAGACCGACGGCAGGCTGGACCTCCTGGTGAACAACGCCGGGGTGATGGCCCTGCCCCTGCTGCGTACGGCCGACGGATTCGAGATGCAGTTCGGCACCAATCACCTCGGTCACTTCGCGCTCACACTGCACCTCATGCCGCTCCTCGGTGTCGGCGGCCCCTCCCGGGTCGTGACCCTCTCGTCGCTCGCCCACCGCATCGGCCGCATCGACTTCGACAACCTCAACGCCGAACGCGGGTACGACAAGTGGCGTGCCTACGCGCAGTCGAAGCTGGCCAACCTGCTCTTCACGGCGGAACTCCAGCGCCGGGCGGACGCGGCGGACAAGCAGGTGCTGGCGCTGGCCGCCCACCCCGGTCTGTCCGCGACGGAACTGGGACAGGCGGGCCCGCGTCTGGCCGGACGGACCTGGGCGGCGAAGCTCGAGCGCGCCACGCGCGTCTTCACACAGCCGGCATCCGCCGGAGCACTTCCCAGCCTGTACGCGGCCACCCTGCCGGAGGCACTCGGCGGAAGCTACTACGGTCCCCGGCTGCTCGGCGAGACCAGGGGCGGGCCCGCACCCGCGCGCATGTCGGCGCGCGCCCAGGACATGAACATGGCTCTGGCGCTGTGGCAGGAGTCGGTCTGCCTGACCGGGATCGCCGGCGACGTCATCTGA
- a CDS encoding PadR family transcriptional regulator produces MALEHAILVSLLEKPGSGYELARRFERSIGYFWTATHQQIYRVLKRMEGEGLLDVRDVPQERRPDKREYSVAGPGRAVLSAWLHEPIEPESVRHDLAVKIRGAAFDDPAVLLREVERHHAVHSDRLAHYLAGELRDFTGPEAPAPLDAGQELQHVVLRGGIAYERMTVAWLDDVLATLRRLGSARPRT; encoded by the coding sequence ATGGCGCTCGAACACGCGATCCTCGTCTCCCTGCTGGAGAAGCCGGGCTCCGGCTACGAGCTGGCCCGCAGGTTCGAGCGGTCCATCGGCTACTTCTGGACCGCCACGCACCAGCAGATCTACCGCGTCCTCAAACGTATGGAGGGCGAGGGCCTGCTCGACGTCCGCGACGTCCCTCAGGAGCGCCGCCCGGACAAACGCGAGTACTCCGTCGCGGGCCCGGGCCGCGCGGTCCTCTCCGCGTGGCTGCACGAACCGATCGAACCCGAGAGCGTCCGTCACGACCTCGCCGTGAAGATCCGTGGGGCGGCCTTCGACGACCCGGCCGTCCTGCTCCGCGAGGTGGAGCGCCACCACGCGGTGCACAGCGACCGCCTCGCCCACTACCTCGCCGGGGAGCTGCGCGACTTCACCGGTCCCGAGGCTCCCGCACCGCTCGACGCCGGCCAGGAGCTGCAGCACGTGGTGCTGCGCGGCGGTATCGCGTACGAGCGCATGACCGTGGCCTGGCTCGACGACGTGCTCGCCACCCTCCGGCGGCTCGGCAGCGCCCGGCCGCGTACCTGA